DNA from Rosa rugosa chromosome 6, drRosRugo1.1, whole genome shotgun sequence:
AAGCTGGTTAAGCCCTTCTAACATAGTTATGAGTGTATATCATCCCTTCCCCAAGTTGGAAGTGGGTTGTACATCTTGTATACAGAAATTGGAGCCTCTCACTTGCTTTAGGCTTCTTTACTGTGTGTTGTTCTGTAAAGTATCGCCAGTTGAGCTTTTATGCACATAACTTTTGCGTAACTATTTGTTAACCTTGTTCTGGGCATTCAGAATTTTCAGAATCTTTCGATAATGCATATTGGCTACTCTCAATGTAATTATTTATTGACTTCTATTCTTatgaaatttttggtttttgcacAACATGCCTTCTCCTTCTTTGTGTTTCTTTATAGAGCTCTGCATTCCGAAAGCTTTGCACTCAGTCACTTTACGTGATGCACCTTTAGGTCCACATTTAAAACTACACAATGTTTATTTGTTTCTGCAATTTAAATGGAAACTTAGGTGATCTCCTGTTTACTTATAGTATTTGTTTGTGATCAATTTTTTACATGTATTAACTCGTAATGATAAATCTCTTGCACTTTGTGGGTTTTCCATATATATGGTGTGGTTCTCTGCGTATATGCTAGAACTTGTTTAGCGCTGGAAGGTGGTTCTGGATGGGTATTGATTGGACAAAAGATGATTGCTTTTGAAGACAATTCTTGGCAGGTAAATGAATATACATATGCCTATTGATTTATCCGCTTGTATGCATCACATATCTACATCCTGCTAATTAGCTCATGAATGGTGTCGCCTTCAGTTTCTGATGGTCTCCATAGGAAATGGAATTTGTGAGGTAATCTACCATGTTACCTACTCTGAAatagatatatcatatatgaaAATCATTAATATGGCTGGCTGTTTGGCAAGAAAGAAAACTTGAATATTCTTAGGCTACCTTTTTGCAGAAGACTCTTACTGTGCATATTTAAAGTATTAAGTCATTTAAGTGATTAAACTAGGGGATTTCTGTGCAAGACTTGTCTCTTTCTGTAATACAGTTTGCCAGAATACAAGGCTTTGAAACTCTTTGGGTCTAATTTTTGGTGAAAGGCAATGATACCCTGGACGAACACCAGCTGCATCGATGAATTATGACTAGGAATTGGCATTAGCTTACATTTCTCAACATTCATCGAGATTCAAATGTGAACTATCTGGTAAAGTTAGAAATATAGAGTTATGCTGCTTATGCATGGAATTTTCCCTGCAGTGCGTTTTGTTACTTTATCAGTTTATCTTGTTTAATGGTAAACATGCTGAAGGTTGTATCACGCTTATTTGTAGGTCTTTTCAACCGAAACTTTGCAAACCATTGACAGGCTAATTCTCTCCGTACTTATTTATGGCCTGACAGACAGCTGGTTGTGATGGTTTGGGGTTTGGGTGAGGAACTAGGTGGTGCCTACATTTTACTTGGTTTTTGCTGTAGTAATTAGTTGTCTGATGGTGGATGAAAATGGTAGCTGGTTCGCCCAAATGAAATGAGAGGAATATATGCTGTCTATTTCATCTTTCTAAGGATTTGGCTGTCTATTTGTCTCCCTTGCTGTTCCCCGGGATAGGTCTTATTTTTGGATATGTGACTATAGGAGCTTATCAATGCAATATTATGTGTGGGAGATTAACTGAAAGTGAGATTAAGATATATTTATGTTATGGGTCCACTCCAGAAAATCTGGGCTTGTGTAAACAACCATCTATTTGGACCCAACAAACACATTACAAATGGGTGATTGACTGAAAGGGTCATGAAGCTTGTTTTAGGGCTTCTAAACCTCTCTTTCAAAATAattttgatgtgtttatgtTTGAATTTTCGGTTCTAATTTATATCATAATATAATAGATAACTGATGAGTGTTTGAAGGAACAAGCGCGAATTTGAATTTGGGATTTCATCCACAATTGTAGAGACTTGAGAGATGTATTACTTGATCAATTAGGTTTCAGTAAGATATTCCAATCTTGTCCATTTAAACTACTTATTTGAAAAGGATCAGCTTACTTAATAGTTCAAACTATTAGTAGCTGGATGCAACAAATTTCTTACAAAGGCTAGGTGATTCATTTATATAATAGCCTGACCCAAAACCCCTGGCCAGAAGATGGAGCACAAATCAACATCCAATCAATCTACCAAGTAATGTGGTTAACATTTGAAATCCAAAATAGTACACCTTCATTAAACTGAAGCAACACTGCTTGCAAAAAGCCAACCACAACGTACATGTAAAATTGAAAGGTTATCAGTTGACAACAGAGTTAGAAATTTTGGTGAGGACCTGGAGGCCGGAACCTCACTCCCGGCAAATAGCGGGAGACAAATTCTCGTGCTAATATTTGGAGATCTTCACCATCGATGAGTTCTTGATCCAGTGGATTGAAAAGGCTCGTCATTTCTTGACCTGCACACTGCTGTGTTTGAAGAGGATCAAAATGCATCATTAAGTTGGAAATTGGTACCAAATCTGAGGATGAGGCCACAACATTGGCCAAGGAATGAAGGCTCTGAGGTTGAGGCGGGGGCGATGGCGGCGGCAGACGCTGAAAGGTAGCAAGACGGGCCTGAACATAGGCCAACTCTGCCTGCAAATTCACTACCTACAAACCATAAGACACATCAATTCAGTATATTCATTTTAGATAAGGCATCGTTTACAAAGCTATCGGTCAAAACTATCAAAAGGAACATGTTTGGTTTGGTTTATCACTATCTTAACCAAATGACGCAGACCTAAAGTAAGCTTATCAGTGAAAATTCTAAAGGACACCGAAAGCACCAACTTTCATGTGTAGTCAAATATATTCTACCTAACAGAGCTTATGGAATTCTACCGAACTCAAAAGCTAATTAAGATTACTAGATAGCTAATTGTTGATGTTTATGTTGCCAGCGAGCTTTGACCTCTAGAAATGTGAGATACTAGGAACTGTTGAAACATGCACTGAAAGTAATGTAACCATAGATAAAGCTTACTCTCCAAAACTGAAATATCAAACGAAGACAACATTTAATTATTATTGAAATTTCCAAGTAATGTAACCATAGATAAGGCTTACCCACACCACGTACATTAAATCACTACTCACTATTTCTTCTGGGTGTGTACTGTTTCTAGTAAATTAGTAGCATCTTATACTTGTACTAGTCGTGCTGAGTAAGAGTTTAACACCATACCTCCAAAGCTAAATCTACTCTGTATAACCCACAATGTAACTGAAAGTCCATGCATGTAACACAATTAATTCAAGAGATTACTTGTGATTGAAGGAAGTAGTTTTGGTATAACAATGATGAGGGGAATTGACACTCTTATATGTAGATTCTGACCCTTCAGATTGTAAGTTTTAAGAACATTCATAGTGTAGTAAAAAATATAGAAAGAGGTCGGAAGAATCAGAACCAAACAGCCAAACAGTATATAGGATCCTTGAGTTCTTATCATGCAAGTAAAAACATTAAGTCATTAATCATAGAAAATCATTAATATGGTCATGGTGTTATAAATGCAAAGAGATTAAGATATTGCTTCATGTAGCAGTGTACCAATTATTTGAGAATGGTTAGGAAAGTCAAGACCAGATTTTTATATAAACATTTCTCGAATTACTCAATATTtagatatgtatatatgtttgcTTGGTAGCGCCGGCAAGCAACAACACCCCAAAAGTCATTATCACCCAATACATTATACACCGGCCGTcagagagagggggagagagagtgagagggaAATATATGTAGGTGAGACAAATTTCAAAACTCAGAATTTTTAGCATAAGTTTCACAAAACGTTCTATTGGAAAACAGATCGACCAAAGGGAAATGAACTAGTCCTTCATAATTACTCCATGAAAGTGCAAGTTAGCATGGGTTTCAAACAGTTTTAATTGAAGCACTCTAACTGAGACGAATTAAttacaaaacccaaaaaaaaaaaaaaacatacccTTTTTTAATAACCTTCCAGAAATGAACCCAGAAAGTTGCAGCAGAAAACAGTCTGGTAAAAACTTGTGAAACACGCAGTCACCGAGTCTTAGTTCTACAAAAATCTTAAAAGATTTCATGACCTACAGTGCTTCTTGTCAAAGAAATGACAGAAGATACAAATCTAGATAGATGGAAATACACACCAGGCTCATGTTAGTACAATCACAATGTCTCGCACAATTGTCAATATTTTGTCATTGAAGTAACCTagcagatatttttttttttttgttttgtcatTGAAGTAACCTAGCAAATTGAAGTAACCTAGCAGATATTTTGTCATTGAAGTAACCTAGCAAATTAGGGAACAGTGACCAACCCTAATTTACCCAGTCTACTTAAAAACCCTCTTATAAAATTAAAGACTTTATAACCCATGTTTAAAATATAAATTCTTATACACTCAATCATCAATAATTTGAGCTAAAAGAGCTTCAAATTAAATCAGCTTGTAATTCTAGTGGGAGTGAGAATCAGTTGATCGGCGTTAAAGCCAGGGTTCGAATCTCGCTCTCTTCTTGGACCTCAATTTGCAAGAAAATGAAATAACAGTTATGAAAACATTAAGAGATCCATTGAGGTTGATCGATCAGTACTATCTGACCTGCTGCTGGAGGGTGAAAATGTGAGCAACGCAGCCATAAACCGGGTCTCGAACCCTAGCAAAAGCCTCATAGCAAAGAGTGACCACAGCATCGAGCCTCTTGTGAGCCGGTATGCGCAGGAGTAGCTTGGAGGCGTTGCTTGCACCGAAAACTTTGTGCACCGCCGCGAAGTGAGCTGTGCCTTGATCTGAGTCGAAATAGGGCGCAAATATGCAGCCTCTCAAGCACTTTCGCCTGAGGAACTTGCAAGCACCGCAAGGTCCGCCTTGGGATCCTCCTCCATTATTTTCAACATTAGTACTTCCCCTACTCatctctagctagctagctctgAGATCAGAgattagcttcttcttcttcttcttcttccttcttctgagGGTCAGTTTTAGTGTTTGTGGGGTCTGACCGTCTGAGAGAGAGTGATTAATAAAGAGGGGGTGATAGATGGAGAGAGAGGGAAGGAGTtgggtctgttttttttttttttttgatgaggAATTGTGGAAAGTTTGGAGGGGGTGGATGGTGGGTCAATAGAATGGACTGGTTGTAATCCATTGTTATTTCCACCGGTTACATTTTATCTTAATAGTGCACACAAGTAAACCAGATCAATTACCCAACTGTCACTGTCACCATCACGTCAATTTCTACATAACTTATATAGTTACCGAGTGAAGTAAAAAGAGAATTAATATATATAGAGGTGGGTTTAGTTGCGGACATTTACATTGCAGATATATTATGAGTACATCGAAATATTTATAATTGAACATTCAAATtaacattcatatatatatatatatatagcttgaTATATGTTATTCACTCACTTTTATTATGGAACTCGTAGCAGAATTAAATTCTCTCGCATCTACTTGTTAGTGATGATAAGAAAGTGAGAGAGTATATGCCTGTGTTTGAGTGGGGTTGGGAGGCGGTGCAATTCATATATAGGCAATTTGTTTATATATTAGGCAAACTTTGAAATCACGTCAAATAGAGAAAAGAAGTGGAGTAGTTTGCGTTaagcaaacaaacatataaATGCTGTACTTGCATATATAAACTTTCTGTAAATAGGACTGTGTATTCAGATCGAAATGGTGTGCAGCACCAACAGTTCACCCTCATCTATTTAATACCTTCTCTATTTGGATATATCTGCTGCTTGGAAAAATTAATTCTCTGTGTTTTATAGAGTTATAAAATTTATTTTGCGACCATAAGATATATAAAGGATGGTAAAGATTAGAACTCCAATACTCCGAGCAATTCACAAAATCCAAACGGAGGACGCAAATTCGATAGTATCAGTCAACTAAAAGTGCACCATTGCCCTATATGCATGAGTTATATTGTTACTACCCTATGTACGAGTTAATTATATTGTTAAATCCTATCATTTTCAGTATCTAAAACTAACTTACACGGAATGATTGATACAagttgaaaaaatatatatatatatatattgattgagAACCGGTTGGTCTAATGGTGTTTGTCCCTAATTATAGCGATGAGGTTCCAGTTCAAAGTCTTATTCCACTAGAgtagaaattaatttttcttctatttatATGTATGTATGGTTAATAATAGTATGTAATTGGGTCCATTTTCCACAAAAATAAGTAGCTAAGAGGTCACCTGCTGATAGTCTGATACATACGTGTGATTAGCAGTAACATGCAGTGCATGCATGTCCGACAATTCATCTTAAGCTCTTGTAAGGGATGAAGTAAGGAGTGTCAGTGTGTCATGCATTACCACTAATCATGATGGAAGTGATGGGAAGTAGAAGAGTAGAAGTgatcgaagaagaagatggcATGGGTGAGCTCATTTATGGTGAAAGAGGCCGGTGGCATGTACGTAATAGCAAACAGCCTAGCCTAGCTACACCCTAGCGCTTTAGCTTATGAGTGAACTAACGGCAGCTTCGCACAGTAGTCAACAGTCAAGCAGAACACAGGCTGATGACTCCAGTAGTACTACTGCCTAGCCAGGACTGACGACTCGGTAGTGACTCTGACCGACCACCATGGATTGATTGTTTATTTGCAGCACAGAAAACCATGCAGTAGGGCAATACTGCACCACCATATATACATCGTATCACGGCACGTGCAGCTTTCTATTATATCACTGCGAGTCTGCGACCCTCTTTCCAGTGCTCGATAATCCATCACTGAATCATGTACTCACGTGTACTCACGCATACTTGAGTAATCTACTATGTACGTACTCAAGAACAGTCTCTTAATTATACTACTATAAATGTAAACGTTGTCTTGTGGTTTCTTATTAATGTTGATCAGGTACTGTACGATGATAGCTAGAGCAGAAGCAGAGACCTCAACCTATGATTTCGATACATGCATGCCCATTATCTGAGGGGAGATTTGCCTataagtgataggagcattttaaagtagtattttaatagttaattcctcacattttgcttagttaattccttaacgaatcgatttttaactcaatttctattttcttaggtacattggagtagatgatgatgaaatgagaattaggtccataattacttataaatgatggagaaaaatggaaatgtactaaaaggtcaattttacacattttcctactccggctaggagaaaccaagccaagcaaggaagaaggagcggccgcctgaccaaatgaactccaaatgagctgaaaatttccagatccattctagacatcctaaggatcatttcttatgaagagtgccagagctagaattgagtggaaggccttcaaacagtcagcccaatttcctgcagaagcaaaactggaaaactggacccgtaaggagtccagcagagattctggcccaaagacatggaaataaattctgaaattttaccaaaatgatctacactcatggtagatcatttcatatgaagaagtcaagagccaaaactgaattcctgttggagaaataattgaaggaataaaggggcagaaattgacctaaaaacagctcaatattcacatgttcatgtttcctacccacatgaagaaagctagatgcttttctctttttccttggatatatttttctgctccaaaagatcatcatcacttccatacttctgcacattcatgccttgctttcatttcatcattactccatcttttccatattttacaaaccactttcattatttttcttccatttatcatttcactcttctttttcttccctatataaacaccttctcctctcactctaaagacattccttcatccattccattttctttgtctctccatttcctttccatcctctagtttcaagtttagtcatctccacgagttcaagcaaggccaaagaagaagaagagaagccgtgagcacttccatccatagccatccttgaagcttgctttcgagtttcaagaatccacaacgtgaatcatccatctcatcttcatccacggtgtaatccgattctcctttgtaacctttgctttgaatttcgttggttatgaactagttgacatatatgtttgaacaaagtattatttctggaatttttatgattaattgagaattttcagattcatatattgtgattcgagagttgcttatgtgggtttgtttaattaaatttgcgttatagataacttttgtattttaatcttatgtggttgcaaacacttagggtttcgatatgaatggtgctaggtttaagaacatgaaatcgacttttcgttttgtgtaaacttgaatcaaagtagtaaaggttttgtacaaagatcgaatttaattaaagagaattgcaattaggtggacttttccatattaagttgtacacttgagttgatagcctttctctatgtgtaatgcgttaaacatgacatgattgactagctttctagggtttgattgcatgtttgataggattaatctaggtgctttcgcttaggttaattagcattgaaaagtaaaaaatgggaattcatttgctttcgaatgtttcacatgatcaactcctttctcatgacttagatgaacaatattagggtttgaatcaattttaatcataagtttcggttttgatctttgttccttcattccattcgtatttttatgtttttgcattttaattgtttttgttaacttagtttcattttcgaaaaaaccaaaaacaaaatccccctcttttcgtgtaaaatgtttatattttgtgaatacatttgtgaatattatactttgttttaattttaattgtttaattgtttgacaatgacaggtgtaccctcaatccccgaaatagaacgatccctatttgcttatactactaacgatcttttcagggttaaattatgcgcttgctttgagcgtatcaatttttggcgccgttgccggggattgaaaaatcatttgtcactttgtgaataatatgttttgtttatattgtgatattaaaatatatatatatatatatatatatgtatatatataattgtgaatagtgacgtttcgTACTTGTTTGGAGTgaaagttttgtctaattttacttgtaaagaaaaagaagagtaaaacaatgaaaattgaattatgaatattgttaattatttaattgttatgagtgtgtaaaatcgtatgagtagacaagggcccttttgttaatattggccttaacccttcatttgtacctttctaaggtcttatgaggttgagggcggcctttattagcatttggagaacagtctaacacatgagtactttccaaactgagtaaggggcattacagatggtgtcttaggttaagaccctgggtgatgggttcaaattggatctcagagatactatagactgtgcgtaaaccacaatgtggaagtagccaataggggcgtaaacctcaatgagggagtagtctccgtagtatcaccaaaatgagtcctccctctcacttacctcttaatctggctatctggtcttctgaaaccacggaaagagacttatgtctaggcgactatccctatatcgtagctcaccaatagtagtggtttctattgggctcgacttacaacttggactcaattgagttattaactatgtttataagttctaaaaaaaaaaaaaaaaaagcaaaatacttgtacataacttACACttgtagtttgttttgtttttacactTTTTACTTGTACAAACCTTTTACTTTTACCCCTTTTGTTGTACAtcatgaatagtgacgtttCCTTGTATAaagtattaacttgtatttcttgtatTTGTAATTTACTAACTTGTGTAATTCtcaatgttgttcaggaattccatgaatgaccgagccttctaaaatccctagtgcacgagagattgaagaaagacttgctcgtttgaagaatcctccacaacttgaatacagaagaccttcttccttgcaattAAAACCGTACACAttcaacgagcaagggaagagaatcttagatccttcagaggaatccacatcacctacacctactccatctccaccttcacGTACACCTTCACCTCTGGTTTCGTCCAACTccacaccaccacctgaagaagtcaaggaagagagaatggcTTCTATTAGGGAACTCTCTACAGCAACAGTTGAAGGAGGACCTCCTTCAGGCATCAtataccctgcccctgcagcaggaagacaagcagagtttgagCTTAAGAGTGGATTGTTGCACAAGCTCCCTATGTTCCATGGACTTAATATGGAGGATGCCAACAAGCATATTCGAGAATTTCAATCTGTGTGTTccaacatgcaaccacaaggagcagatgaaaacCTTCTTAAGATGAGAGCATTTCCATTCTctttagctgacagagccaaagattggctatatgagctccctgctggacgtatcacttcatgggaaacaatgaggaaggccttcttggaaaaatactttccagcttcaaaggtcatcacactcaggaagaagcttagtGGGATTGAGCAAGCACATGATGAGTCCTATGCTGCCTACTATGataggttcaattccttacttgcacaatgtcctcaacatcagatgaaggatgagaccctactcaCATGTTTTTATGAATGACTCCTACCTTTAGAAAGGCagatgcttgatgctgcagctggaggagcttttgtggataagtcacCTGCAGTTGGGAAGGAACTTATAGCAAATCGTGCCCTAAACACCCAACAGTATGAGGGTATAGGACATCCCATTCGTAAGGTACATGAAGTAGGGAGGAATACTGCCATTGAAgatcaactgaataagctcaccCTCCTTATGAATCAAGTTATAAGTTCCAAAGGACCAAGTGCATCAATAGCTTGTGgagtatgctctatgcaagggcatgttacagatcagtgccctcaactcaatgaaaatggaggatgggaatctgcaaatgctattggaggatatcaaggaggatatcaaggaggacctcaacgtcctaggcatgacccttattccaatacttacaacccaggatggagggaccatcccaacttcaagtggaccaacaa
Protein-coding regions in this window:
- the LOC133717660 gene encoding LOB domain-containing protein 19, which encodes MSRGSTNVENNGGGSQGGPCGACKFLRRKCLRGCIFAPYFDSDQGTAHFAAVHKVFGASNASKLLLRIPAHKRLDAVVTLCYEAFARVRDPVYGCVAHIFTLQQQVVNLQAELAYVQARLATFQRLPPPSPPPQPQSLHSLANVVASSSDLVPISNLMMHFDPLQTQQCAGQEMTSLFNPLDQELIDGEDLQILAREFVSRYLPGVRFRPPGPHQNF